From a single Nissabacter sp. SGAir0207 genomic region:
- a CDS encoding A24 family peptidase gives MMSTALLSALPGWYLHGGVALLGLLLGSFMNAVIYRLPLMITQPEQNPALNLAFPGSHCPTCKAPLRAWHNIPVLSWILLRGHCHACGIRIPARYPCVELLCGLLFLGASYLFHTPFDLLCALAVIWFLLALSLIDISTYLLPDTLTLPLLWLGLLAHSVGGTLPLQDALYGAVAGYLALWLLYWGFKLTTGREGMGYGDFKLLAALGAWLGWQVLPMLCLLAALVGIAAALARRLLQGKTGMLPFGPCLALAGMIIYICQAGSA, from the coding sequence ATGATGAGCACAGCACTTCTCTCTGCCCTGCCGGGCTGGTATCTCCACGGTGGCGTGGCCCTGCTGGGGCTGCTGCTGGGGAGTTTTATGAATGCGGTGATCTATCGCCTGCCGCTGATGATTACCCAACCGGAACAAAACCCGGCGCTTAATCTGGCGTTCCCTGGCTCCCACTGCCCCACCTGTAAGGCACCACTGCGTGCCTGGCACAATATTCCCGTGTTGAGTTGGATTTTGCTGCGCGGACACTGCCACGCCTGTGGCATCCGTATCCCTGCGCGCTACCCTTGCGTCGAATTGCTCTGTGGCTTGCTGTTTTTAGGCGCATCTTACCTGTTCCATACGCCTTTCGACCTGCTCTGCGCACTGGCGGTCATCTGGTTTCTGCTGGCGTTAAGCCTGATCGATATCAGCACTTACTTGCTGCCAGATACCCTGACCCTGCCATTGCTGTGGCTGGGCTTGCTTGCCCATTCGGTGGGCGGCACCCTGCCTTTACAAGATGCACTCTATGGCGCGGTGGCGGGTTATCTGGCGCTATGGCTGCTCTATTGGGGCTTCAAACTGACGACAGGCAGAGAAGGGATGGGCTATGGCGATTTCAAACTGCTGGCAGCGCTGGGAGCATGGCTGGGCTGGCAGGTACTGCCTATGCTCTGTCTGCTGGCGGCACTGGTCGGGATAGCCGCGGCGCTGGCGCGCCGTCTACTACAGGGTAAGACCGGCATGTTACCGTTTGGCCCCTGTCTGGCGCTGGCAGGCATGATTATCTATATCTGCCAGGCAGGCAGCGCCTGA
- the gspM gene encoding type II secretion system protein GspM, translating into MKQWLMNKPPHEQRIIMALGALLAAALLWFGFFMPMNSKIATLEKHIASQQSNLDWMLAQAEALTPPLGPKPSKEALSGIVTQSAARSGIIVTQQNATAEGLTVTLNPVSFPTLLRWLGQLATEQHVEVVKINLEAGDRANQQVNVRQLTLR; encoded by the coding sequence ATGAAACAGTGGCTGATGAACAAACCGCCGCACGAGCAGCGGATCATAATGGCCTTGGGCGCACTGCTGGCGGCCGCCCTGCTCTGGTTTGGCTTCTTTATGCCGATGAACAGCAAAATCGCCACGCTGGAAAAACACATTGCCAGCCAACAGAGCAACCTCGACTGGATGCTGGCACAGGCTGAAGCTTTGACCCCACCACTTGGCCCCAAGCCCAGTAAAGAGGCGTTGAGCGGCATCGTCACCCAATCGGCGGCCCGTAGCGGCATTATCGTGACACAACAGAACGCCACGGCAGAGGGACTCACTGTGACCCTGAACCCTGTCAGCTTCCCCACCCTGTTGCGCTGGCTTGGGCAGTTGGCCACAGAGCAGCACGTTGAGGTTGTGAAAATTAATCTTGAGGCGGGCGACCGTGCGAACCAACAGGTCAACGTGCGCCAGCTAACGCTACGGTAA
- the gspL gene encoding type II secretion system protein GspL, protein MPNSPSTDHLFIRVGRSPDEPVYWFDSHARTPEDIHQLASSEALGELSTHPAAQRVCLLFPASMVVFRSLTLPAKTPRALDALIAHLTEESIASDPDTLHWATLCRQETQLQVMGMDERVLRQTLESLNSAGLGVVCATADALLLPLAEAGWSACRFGDEWLIRQSAYAACVVDDRWCARFLAMSQPECVTCHSDNPPDYPALHRAPSAHPFLLMLQALPDVLPTLLQGKFTPRKPTKTWGRVLPRITVSLLAAAVGLAMLLPAVTLWQLTRLENQVTTQIETVYRHWFPESPQTRNLRFYFEQNMKKRTPPFLPALTRLNAAKKTGITFIGLDYDQTSGAFTLQLEVQDNRALDAFMAATDSEFHFSKSNAQGQSVTLSSRRSS, encoded by the coding sequence ATGCCTAACTCTCCCAGCACTGACCACCTGTTCATTCGGGTCGGCCGCTCCCCTGACGAACCAGTCTACTGGTTTGATTCCCACGCCCGCACGCCAGAGGATATTCATCAACTGGCAAGCAGTGAGGCGCTCGGTGAACTGTCGACGCACCCCGCCGCGCAGCGGGTGTGCCTGCTGTTTCCCGCCAGTATGGTGGTTTTCCGCAGCCTCACGCTCCCGGCCAAAACGCCCAGAGCATTGGATGCGCTGATTGCCCACCTGACTGAGGAGAGCATTGCCAGCGACCCGGACACCCTCCACTGGGCAACGCTGTGCCGACAAGAGACGCAGTTGCAGGTGATGGGCATGGATGAAAGGGTGCTCCGCCAGACCTTGGAGAGCCTGAACTCGGCAGGTCTTGGCGTGGTGTGCGCCACCGCGGATGCGCTGTTGCTGCCGTTGGCTGAAGCAGGCTGGAGTGCCTGCCGTTTCGGGGATGAGTGGCTGATCCGCCAGTCTGCGTATGCGGCCTGTGTGGTGGACGACCGCTGGTGCGCGCGTTTCCTCGCCATGAGTCAGCCGGAGTGCGTGACCTGCCATAGCGATAATCCGCCCGACTATCCCGCGTTGCACCGTGCGCCGTCAGCTCACCCCTTTTTATTAATGCTGCAAGCCCTGCCTGACGTTCTCCCTACACTGTTGCAGGGCAAATTTACCCCACGTAAGCCCACCAAAACCTGGGGCCGGGTATTGCCGCGCATTACAGTCAGCCTGCTGGCGGCAGCCGTTGGATTGGCCATGCTGCTGCCGGCAGTCACCCTATGGCAGCTGACACGTCTGGAAAACCAAGTCACTACTCAAATAGAGACGGTTTATCGCCACTGGTTCCCAGAGAGTCCCCAGACGCGGAATTTGCGTTTCTATTTCGAGCAAAATATGAAGAAGCGTACGCCCCCGTTCCTGCCCGCGCTGACGCGGCTCAATGCCGCCAAAAAGACCGGCATCACCTTTATCGGGCTGGATTACGACCAAACGTCCGGTGCTTTTACCCTCCAACTTGAGGTTCAGGATAACCGCGCGCTGGACGCTTTTATGGCGGCCACCGACAGCGAATTTCATTTCAGTAAATCAAATGCCCAAGGGCAGAGCGTCACGTTAAGCAGCAGGAGATCTTCATGA
- the gspK gene encoding type II secretion system minor pseudopilin GspK: MKRQRGVALLVVLMILAIMASLAANMTLHFRANLQQQSMVLQQTQLQWLARSAETLVLSQLQQALADTPKVTALAQPVLQQAALETPSGYRLRYQLVDAQSCFNLNSLRGNVPPEPGQPEPYNTQVLRALLQQAGVSSDQTDQFIDTLSDYLDDDDISRPAGAEDARYKALTPSRAAANQLMFSLNELASLPNLPQTALQSIRDQLCVLPEEGQLIDINTLTERHAPLLSALFLGSLDQEAARKLIAARPHNGWPAVEAFFEAAQQANYTLEIAGDALKPLLAVRSDYFILHTQGQFEMQTNSMSSLIYYNSETGGLSVYQRRYRIID, from the coding sequence ATGAAGAGGCAACGTGGTGTCGCATTGCTAGTGGTGCTAATGATCCTCGCGATCATGGCATCGCTGGCTGCCAACATGACCTTGCACTTTCGCGCCAATCTACAGCAGCAGAGCATGGTGCTCCAGCAAACGCAGTTGCAGTGGCTGGCGCGATCGGCGGAAACGCTGGTTCTGTCACAGTTGCAGCAAGCGCTCGCCGATACCCCCAAGGTTACCGCCCTTGCACAGCCGGTGTTGCAACAGGCGGCGCTTGAAACCCCGTCAGGCTATCGCCTGCGCTACCAACTTGTGGACGCGCAGAGCTGCTTTAATCTCAACAGTTTGCGGGGAAATGTCCCGCCTGAGCCAGGCCAGCCTGAGCCTTACAATACCCAAGTCCTGCGTGCGCTGTTGCAGCAGGCCGGCGTGAGTTCTGACCAGACCGATCAGTTTATCGATACCTTGAGCGACTATCTGGATGATGACGACATCAGTCGTCCGGCGGGCGCGGAGGATGCGCGCTATAAGGCGCTCACGCCCTCGCGTGCCGCCGCCAATCAGTTGATGTTTTCGCTTAATGAGCTGGCCTCGCTGCCCAATCTGCCGCAGACGGCCCTGCAATCGATCCGTGACCAACTCTGCGTCTTACCGGAGGAGGGCCAGCTTATCGATATCAATACGCTGACTGAGCGGCACGCCCCCCTGCTCTCCGCCCTGTTTCTGGGCAGTCTGGATCAGGAGGCGGCGCGCAAATTGATTGCCGCCCGCCCCCATAACGGCTGGCCAGCAGTGGAGGCTTTTTTTGAGGCGGCCCAGCAAGCCAATTACACCCTGGAGATCGCTGGCGATGCGCTGAAGCCCTTGCTGGCCGTGCGCAGTGATTACTTCATTCTGCACACCCAGGGACAGTTCGAAATGCAGACCAATAGCATGAGCAGCCTGATTTACTACAACAGTGAAACAGGCGGCCTGAGCGTGTACCAACGTCGTTACCGGATAATTGATTAA
- the gspJ gene encoding type II secretion system minor pseudopilin GspJ: MLRATQQGFTLIEVMLAMAIFAMLSLLTYQILGVSLQSQETVEEHSETLNQLQRTFTVMERDLTQILPRRNQPDQPLLDLSSTELGFTTLDVTRATQPLAASDLVAVRWQLTGESLTRSTLPLPARPEGEFSAPRIMLDNVTSLSWRFFDQSWQPEWPSTTAWPKAVEIVAEVKGVGEVRRLFLLPDTLQKRKKAPNETQPATGGGAASPAKSSAQEPTR; the protein is encoded by the coding sequence ATGTTACGCGCCACTCAACAAGGATTCACGCTGATCGAGGTCATGCTCGCCATGGCGATTTTTGCCATGCTGAGCCTGCTGACCTACCAGATTCTCGGCGTCTCCCTGCAAAGCCAGGAGACGGTAGAGGAGCACAGCGAGACGCTCAATCAACTCCAGCGCACCTTTACCGTGATGGAACGGGATCTGACGCAGATCCTTCCACGCCGCAACCAGCCAGACCAACCGCTGCTGGACCTCTCATCCACTGAGCTGGGCTTTACCACGCTGGACGTGACCCGCGCGACCCAACCTCTGGCGGCCAGCGATCTGGTGGCGGTGCGTTGGCAGTTAACTGGCGAGAGCCTGACCCGCAGCACACTTCCGCTACCGGCCCGGCCAGAGGGCGAGTTCTCGGCGCCCCGCATCATGCTGGATAACGTTACGTCCCTCTCCTGGCGCTTCTTCGACCAGAGTTGGCAGCCGGAATGGCCCTCCACCACCGCATGGCCGAAGGCCGTGGAGATCGTGGCCGAGGTAAAAGGTGTGGGAGAGGTTCGCCGGCTGTTCCTGCTGCCGGATACCTTGCAGAAGCGCAAGAAAGCGCCCAATGAGACCCAACCTGCCACCGGTGGCGGCGCGGCCTCCCCGGCCAAATCCTCTGCGCAGGAGCCGACCCGATGA
- the gspI gene encoding type II secretion system minor pseudopilin GspI, whose protein sequence is MSMPARSQQGMTILEVILALAIFSIAALALLNSLTAQVSFTGHFRDTLIANWVADNALAEQRLMPQSTENTKAEQEISMAGQTWFLRQNVSQDEAQRLLTSLEVRADANTSAPLLTLDGFSLPPEKK, encoded by the coding sequence ATGAGTATGCCAGCCCGCTCCCAACAGGGCATGACCATCCTGGAGGTGATCCTGGCGCTTGCCATCTTCTCCATCGCTGCGCTGGCACTGCTAAACAGCCTGACCGCTCAGGTCAGTTTTACTGGCCATTTTCGCGACACGCTGATTGCGAACTGGGTGGCAGACAATGCGTTGGCAGAGCAGCGGCTCATGCCACAGAGCACAGAGAACACCAAGGCAGAGCAAGAGATCAGCATGGCTGGGCAGACATGGTTCCTGCGGCAAAACGTGTCGCAGGATGAGGCGCAACGGCTTCTGACCTCGCTGGAGGTGCGGGCCGATGCCAATACATCTGCGCCACTGTTGACCCTTGATGGCTTTTCACTGCCGCCTGAGAAGAAATAA
- a CDS encoding GspH/FimT family pseudopilin codes for MTSKGFSLLEIMLVLAIFAGTALVVTMTLPDHHPLYARAEQMKTLMEYASSRATLAGRPLRLALTPSGYRFTILESALPLVPDATLPAWVPVESERMPMQGEFAADEEVALLTSSTEASQILFTPDGSITPFELRFSSPDAPCCTLSAGGTLPLTLTQAAQP; via the coding sequence ATGACGTCAAAAGGGTTCTCGCTGCTGGAGATTATGCTGGTGCTGGCGATTTTTGCTGGCACCGCACTCGTGGTGACGATGACCCTGCCGGATCATCACCCGCTCTATGCGCGGGCGGAGCAGATGAAAACGCTGATGGAGTATGCCTCCTCACGCGCGACGCTGGCCGGCCGGCCGCTGCGGCTGGCCCTGACGCCGTCTGGCTATCGATTCACCATTCTGGAGAGTGCGCTGCCACTGGTGCCGGATGCCACCCTACCGGCATGGGTGCCGGTGGAGTCAGAACGTATGCCAATGCAGGGGGAATTCGCCGCGGATGAAGAGGTGGCGTTGCTGACATCGTCCACCGAGGCATCCCAAATTCTGTTCACACCGGATGGCAGCATTACGCCGTTTGAGCTGCGCTTCTCCTCGCCGGATGCACCCTGCTGCACCCTCAGCGCGGGCGGCACGCTTCCTCTGACCCTGACACAGGCGGCACAACCATGA
- the gspG gene encoding type II secretion system major pseudopilin GspG: MSKAIRSTSSTQRGFTLMELMVVIVILGILAALVVPNLMGNKERADQQKAVSDIVALENALDMYKLDNHRYPTTEQGLEALVSKPEISPVPANYRQDGYIKRLPADPWGNDYMLLSPGDHGAVDLFSAGPDGEPNTGDDIANWAVKDK; this comes from the coding sequence ATGTCAAAAGCGATTCGTTCTACCTCTTCAACACAACGCGGCTTTACCTTGATGGAGCTGATGGTTGTGATCGTCATTCTAGGCATCCTGGCGGCGCTGGTGGTGCCGAACCTGATGGGCAATAAGGAGCGGGCCGACCAGCAAAAGGCGGTCAGTGACATTGTGGCGCTGGAAAATGCCCTGGATATGTACAAGCTCGACAACCACCGCTACCCCACTACCGAGCAGGGACTGGAGGCATTGGTCAGCAAGCCGGAGATCAGCCCGGTGCCGGCCAATTACCGTCAGGATGGCTATATCAAACGCCTGCCAGCTGATCCGTGGGGCAACGACTACATGTTGCTCAGCCCTGGCGACCATGGGGCGGTCGATCTCTTCTCCGCTGGCCCGGATGGTGAGCCGAATACCGGTGATGACATTGCCAACTGGGCAGTGAAGGATAAATAA